In the genome of Chryseobacterium arthrosphaerae, one region contains:
- a CDS encoding VanZ family protein — protein MLKKIYKAVIVPYTLFLLYLMFLGMGRFQYEDNLIRVEPVFSTIEFIQNSLDWKYILMIVFGNIIMFIPFGFSGWVFPELKDLKTLIFAFISTIVIVEALQYFTRMGIFEVDDIILNTFGVYLGWLMCRYIEKRFNY, from the coding sequence ATGTTAAAGAAAATTTACAAGGCCGTTATTGTACCCTATACTTTGTTTCTGCTCTACCTGATGTTTCTGGGGATGGGCCGTTTTCAGTATGAGGACAACCTGATCAGGGTGGAACCTGTATTTTCTACCATAGAGTTTATTCAGAACAGTTTAGACTGGAAATATATCCTCATGATTGTTTTCGGTAATATCATTATGTTTATTCCATTTGGGTTTTCAGGGTGGGTTTTTCCTGAGCTGAAAGATCTTAAGACACTCATCTTTGCATTTATTTCTACAATTGTCATCGTGGAAGCTCTCCAGTATTTTACCCGAATGGGAATATTTGAGGTAGACGATATCATCCTGAATACTTTTGGGGTATATCTGGGATGGCTTATGT
- the lnt gene encoding apolipoprotein N-acyltransferase: MKYVLLTLISAMLLSVSWPTYGVPFFIFFALVPLLMMEHGVSKFSDYKRKGWVVFWLSYLCFVIWNIVTTGWLYGSKNPDGSHSLMAVVFPVMVNSLLYSLVFQCYHWYKNAQGTYWGLGFFIAIWMSFEKFHLGWELTWPWLNLGNVFSEYPKLIQWYDTLGATGGSFWILLINVLIFYTVRTWEAGRKRKDLIKNSSVVAALIALPMIISVIKYNNFDEKPTGQVNVLMLQPDLDPYAEKYSKDSLTIEQDLLSLAEKNSTGKIDYYMAPETALPGRGSISETAFEKSLLLNNIKGFLTKHPGSVFATGISSHRFYRDPATMPKEAYEINLGLWITSYNTAIQLAPNQKVQAYHKGKLVPGVEIFPYITVLKPILGNAMLNLGGTVASLGTDKERVAFSNPYNKGKLAPIICYESIYGEFVTDYVKKGANFLGIMTNDSWWGVTEGHKQLLSYARLRAIETRREIARAANSGISAHIDAKGEITADTFYGDQTALFAKVNLYDTMTFYTRAGDLLSRFSIFALGFLLFYYLIEKFRNRTKKS, encoded by the coding sequence ATGAAATACGTTCTGCTTACACTTATTTCAGCAATGCTGCTGTCGGTCTCATGGCCAACTTATGGGGTTCCGTTTTTTATATTTTTCGCACTTGTTCCGCTTCTGATGATGGAACATGGCGTTTCAAAATTTTCAGATTATAAAAGGAAAGGCTGGGTGGTCTTCTGGCTGTCTTACCTTTGTTTTGTTATCTGGAATATAGTGACTACAGGATGGCTTTATGGCTCTAAAAATCCTGACGGAAGCCACTCTCTGATGGCCGTTGTATTTCCTGTAATGGTCAACTCCCTGCTCTACTCACTGGTATTCCAGTGTTACCATTGGTATAAAAATGCCCAGGGAACCTATTGGGGACTGGGTTTCTTCATTGCGATCTGGATGAGTTTTGAAAAATTCCATCTGGGCTGGGAACTGACATGGCCCTGGCTGAATTTAGGAAATGTATTTTCAGAATACCCTAAGCTGATCCAGTGGTATGATACGCTGGGAGCCACCGGGGGAAGCTTCTGGATCCTCCTGATCAATGTTTTGATCTTTTATACGGTCAGAACATGGGAAGCCGGCAGAAAAAGAAAGGACCTGATTAAAAATTCATCAGTTGTAGCAGCTTTGATAGCACTTCCGATGATTATTTCAGTCATTAAGTACAATAATTTTGATGAAAAACCTACCGGACAGGTTAATGTATTGATGCTGCAGCCGGACCTTGATCCTTATGCTGAAAAATATTCTAAAGACAGCCTTACGATCGAACAGGATTTACTTTCACTTGCTGAAAAAAACTCAACCGGTAAAATTGATTACTATATGGCTCCTGAGACGGCGCTTCCAGGCAGGGGCTCCATTTCTGAAACCGCTTTTGAAAAAAGTTTACTTTTAAATAACATCAAAGGATTCCTGACCAAACATCCGGGATCTGTTTTTGCAACAGGAATTTCATCACACCGTTTTTACCGTGATCCGGCAACAATGCCTAAAGAAGCCTATGAAATCAACCTGGGACTCTGGATCACCAGTTACAATACAGCGATTCAGCTTGCCCCGAATCAGAAAGTACAGGCCTATCATAAAGGGAAACTCGTTCCCGGGGTTGAAATTTTCCCTTACATCACCGTTCTGAAACCTATTTTAGGTAATGCTATGCTTAATCTTGGCGGTACGGTAGCTTCCTTAGGGACGGACAAAGAAAGAGTTGCTTTTTCAAACCCTTATAATAAAGGTAAACTGGCTCCTATTATCTGCTATGAAAGCATCTATGGGGAGTTTGTAACGGATTATGTAAAAAAGGGAGCTAACTTTTTAGGAATTATGACCAATGATTCTTGGTGGGGAGTGACGGAAGGCCACAAACAGCTTCTATCCTATGCCAGATTAAGAGCCATTGAAACGAGAAGAGAGATTGCCCGTGCTGCCAACAGTGGTATTTCTGCCCATATTGACGCAAAAGGAGAAATAACAGCCGATACTTTTTATGGAGATCAAACCGCATTGTTTGCCAAAGTAAACCTGTATGACACGATGACCTTTTATACAAGAGCCGGGGATCTGCTTTCAAGATTTTCAATATTTGCATTAGGCTTTTTACTGTTTTATTATCTTATTGAAAAATTCCGAAACAGAACAAAAAAATCATAA
- a CDS encoding glycosyl-4,4'-diaponeurosporenoate acyltransferase CrtO family protein translates to MKLKSKIQKSNLIILRNEMTKSEIDHLIGFVFVSVFAFLKILGNNFIFAMIIMIVNIMMNLYPSLLQQENKRRIDKFIKKI, encoded by the coding sequence TTGAAACTTAAAAGCAAAATTCAGAAAAGTAATTTAATCATTTTAAGAAATGAAATGACAAAATCTGAAATAGATCATTTGATTGGATTTGTTTTTGTAAGTGTTTTTGCTTTTCTTAAAATTTTAGGAAACAATTTTATTTTTGCAATGATCATCATGATTGTAAATATAATGATGAATTTGTACCCATCTTTACTGCAGCAAGAAAATAAAAGAAGAATTGATAAATTCATAAAAAAAATATAA
- a CDS encoding T9SS type A sorting domain-containing protein encodes MKRIYILLSMLPVGLAAQNFTEVQTGMKNFYYSAADIADIDNNGTLDIVLNGAIDSDGDGNVDSTYNEVYQNNGSTLLPYAGLGGDVTHMGDIRFMDFNNDGLMDIVSTGLSYMDIVNYKQYRFRNTGTGFVKEAEIPGKVYSSLEVFDFNHDGKSDYALNGTQYINGAGFRNTLDYYQNTGTGFDMTGHWLEGTQSGSFKLVDLNNDRLLDLVIIGSDVNQNPVSKVYMNQAGTLVPAQDLDPLSAGKIEFADFNADGFQDLVVIGRDGNDDGYFAVLMNDGTGTLTAQQISMPDISDVSLSVGDLNNDGYYDFIVTGNENYTAVVKTYIYNVSNQQFTEGTINGLSNLGGPGTVHLFDFNNDHHLDILMGGFDWDKTDLPSLTKVFKNNSTEANLKPTPPTDLNLTRNGNRFNFSWSGATDDKTPVNALRYEITVGTTQGAQDIAKYIVTTPSWFLDLDPAVENVYWSVKSIDASKVYSDASVNNTLGVKDIKAATKLVIYPNPVSDKVYIRGEKVSEAEMYSMDGKKLNIIVNGDQSIDVSHLPKGVYLLKLKIKNEITTRKLTIK; translated from the coding sequence ATGAAGAGAATTTATATTTTATTGTCGATGCTTCCTGTAGGTCTGGCTGCACAGAACTTTACTGAAGTACAGACCGGTATGAAAAACTTTTATTACTCAGCAGCTGATATTGCTGATATTGATAACAACGGGACACTGGATATTGTACTGAATGGAGCTATAGATTCTGATGGTGACGGAAATGTAGACAGCACGTATAATGAAGTATATCAGAATAATGGTTCAACATTGCTGCCGTATGCAGGTCTGGGCGGAGATGTAACCCATATGGGAGATATCCGTTTTATGGATTTTAATAATGATGGCCTGATGGATATTGTTTCTACAGGACTCAGCTATATGGATATTGTGAATTATAAACAGTACCGTTTCAGAAATACAGGAACAGGATTTGTGAAAGAAGCTGAAATTCCCGGGAAAGTTTACAGTTCATTGGAAGTTTTTGATTTCAATCATGACGGGAAATCGGATTATGCACTTAACGGTACTCAATATATCAATGGAGCAGGTTTCAGGAATACCCTGGACTATTATCAGAATACCGGGACGGGTTTTGATATGACCGGGCATTGGCTGGAAGGGACCCAGAGCGGTAGTTTTAAGCTGGTAGACCTCAATAACGACAGGCTTCTGGATCTTGTGATTATAGGATCAGATGTCAACCAGAACCCGGTCAGTAAGGTTTATATGAATCAGGCAGGAACATTGGTGCCGGCGCAGGACCTTGATCCCTTATCAGCAGGTAAAATTGAGTTTGCAGATTTTAATGCTGACGGTTTTCAGGATCTTGTTGTCATAGGAAGGGATGGAAATGATGACGGATATTTTGCCGTCCTGATGAATGACGGTACGGGAACGCTCACAGCCCAACAGATCAGTATGCCCGATATTTCTGATGTTTCTTTAAGCGTTGGAGATCTGAATAATGACGGTTATTATGACTTTATTGTCACAGGGAATGAAAATTACACGGCAGTAGTGAAGACATATATTTATAATGTTTCCAATCAACAGTTTACGGAAGGTACAATCAACGGTTTATCCAATCTTGGAGGGCCTGGTACCGTACATCTGTTTGATTTTAATAATGATCATCACCTGGATATTTTAATGGGTGGATTCGACTGGGATAAAACAGACCTGCCGTCTCTGACAAAAGTTTTTAAAAATAATTCAACAGAAGCCAATTTAAAACCAACTCCTCCTACAGATCTGAATCTGACCAGAAACGGAAACCGGTTCAATTTTTCATGGAGTGGCGCTACAGATGACAAAACCCCGGTGAATGCTTTAAGGTATGAAATAACGGTAGGAACAACGCAGGGAGCCCAGGATATCGCCAAATATATAGTAACGACTCCTTCATGGTTCCTTGACCTTGACCCGGCCGTAGAAAATGTATACTGGAGTGTAAAATCGATTGATGCCTCCAAAGTATATTCCGATGCTTCTGTCAACAATACACTGGGGGTAAAAGACATCAAGGCTGCAACAAAACTTGTTATCTACCCGAATCCTGTATCTGATAAAGTATATATAAGAGGCGAAAAAGTTTCTGAAGCTGAAATGTATTCAATGGACGGAAAAAAACTGAATATTATTGTAAATGGGGACCAGTCAATTGATGTTTCTCACTTACCTAAAGGAGTATATTTACTAAAACTGAAGATAAAAAACGAAATAACCACCAGAAAACTTACGATTAAGTAA
- the rpmB gene encoding 50S ribosomal protein L28, translating into MSRICQITGKRAMVGNNVSHANNKTKRRFEINLLEKKFYLPEQDKHVTLKVSAHGLRVINKIGIEEAIERATRNGLIKKN; encoded by the coding sequence ATGTCAAGAATTTGCCAAATAACAGGAAAGCGTGCAATGGTTGGTAACAACGTTTCTCACGCTAATAACAAAACGAAGCGTCGTTTTGAAATTAACTTATTAGAGAAGAAGTTTTACCTTCCGGAGCAAGATAAGCACGTAACACTGAAAGTATCAGCTCATGGATTGAGAGTGATTAACAAGATTGGAATCGAGGAAGCTATTGAAAGAGCTACAAGAAACGGATTGATTAAAAAGAATTAA
- the rpmG gene encoding 50S ribosomal protein L33: protein MAKKGNRVQVILECTEHKESGMPGMSRYISTKNKKNTTERLELKKYNPVLKRSTIHKEIK, encoded by the coding sequence ATGGCAAAAAAAGGAAACAGAGTTCAAGTAATCCTTGAATGTACAGAGCACAAAGAAAGTGGTATGCCAGGAATGTCAAGATACATTTCTACAAAAAATAAAAAGAACACTACAGAGAGATTGGAATTGAAAAAATACAATCCTGTTCTTAAGAGATCTACCATTCACAAAGAAATTAAGTAA
- a CDS encoding DUF4295 domain-containing protein has translation MAKKVVATLQSGQSKKMTKVVKMVKSSKSGAYVFEEKVMNADEVDGFLKK, from the coding sequence ATGGCAAAGAAAGTAGTAGCAACCCTACAAAGCGGTCAGTCTAAAAAAATGACTAAGGTGGTGAAAATGGTGAAGTCTTCTAAATCAGGAGCTTACGTTTTCGAAGAAAAAGTAATGAATGCTGATGAAGTAGATGGTTTTTTGAAAAAATAA
- a CDS encoding RidA family protein encodes MRKILVLVGTATFLFSFSQKTMNPTAYKSSSKVFSIKGLSQSVSIDCGSAAMILLSGQVPLDSEGNLVGKNVEEQTQQVFKNIENILKEYGGTGKDVVKLGIFMTDISKAPDFRKVRDMYVNLQNPPVSSLVEVSRLFRDDVLIEVEATAVIKNK; translated from the coding sequence ATGAGAAAGATTCTTGTTCTGGTTGGCACCGCAACTTTTCTATTTTCATTCAGTCAGAAAACAATGAACCCTACAGCGTATAAAAGTTCGTCAAAAGTTTTCAGCATCAAAGGGCTGTCACAGTCAGTAAGTATTGATTGCGGAAGCGCTGCAATGATTTTATTATCCGGTCAGGTTCCTCTGGATTCGGAAGGTAACCTTGTGGGAAAAAATGTAGAGGAACAGACTCAGCAGGTTTTCAAAAATATTGAGAATATTCTGAAGGAATACGGAGGAACAGGAAAAGACGTAGTAAAGCTGGGAATCTTTATGACAGATATCTCCAAAGCTCCTGATTTCAGAAAGGTCAGGGATATGTATGTCAATCTTCAGAATCCTCCTGTAAGCAGCCTTGTGGAAGTAAGCAGGCTTTTCAGAGATGATGTCCTTATAGAAGTGGAAGCCACAGCAGTGATTAAAAATAAATAA
- the ftsY gene encoding signal recognition particle-docking protein FtsY translates to MSWFKNIFKKEEKETLDKGLEKSSQGFFEKMTKAVVGKSKVDDEVLDDLEEVLIASDVGASTTIKIIERIEERVARDKYVGVNELDTILREEISGLLLENPHAGTGNIDTSKKPYVIMVVGVNGVGKTTTIGKLAHQFKSEGKKVVLGAADTFRAAAVDQLTIWSERVDVPIVKQGMGSDPASVAFDTVQSAVAQNADVVIIDTAGRLHNKINLMNELSKIKRVMQKVIPDAPHEILLVLDGSTGQNAFEQAKQFTAATEVNALAVTKLDGTAKGGVVIGISDQFQIPVKYIGVGEKMQDLQLFNGTEFVDSFFKKR, encoded by the coding sequence ATGAGTTGGTTTAAAAATATTTTCAAAAAGGAAGAAAAAGAAACCTTAGATAAAGGATTGGAAAAATCCAGCCAGGGATTCTTTGAAAAAATGACGAAAGCCGTAGTCGGCAAAAGTAAAGTAGATGATGAAGTCCTGGATGATCTGGAAGAAGTTCTGATTGCATCTGATGTAGGAGCCTCTACCACAATCAAAATCATAGAAAGAATTGAAGAGCGTGTTGCCAGAGACAAATATGTAGGGGTAAACGAGCTGGATACGATTCTTCGTGAAGAGATTTCAGGATTATTGCTGGAAAACCCTCATGCCGGTACAGGAAATATTGATACGTCCAAAAAGCCTTATGTTATCATGGTAGTAGGGGTAAACGGAGTTGGAAAGACCACCACGATCGGAAAACTGGCCCATCAGTTTAAATCAGAAGGCAAAAAAGTTGTTCTGGGAGCAGCTGACACCTTCAGGGCTGCGGCAGTTGACCAGCTTACCATCTGGAGTGAAAGGGTTGACGTTCCCATCGTAAAACAGGGAATGGGCTCTGATCCCGCATCGGTTGCATTTGACACTGTACAAAGTGCTGTAGCTCAAAATGCAGATGTTGTGATTATTGATACGGCAGGAAGGCTGCATAACAAAATAAACCTGATGAATGAGCTTTCCAAGATCAAGAGAGTGATGCAGAAGGTAATTCCTGATGCACCGCATGAGATTCTATTGGTTCTTGACGGTTCTACAGGGCAGAATGCTTTTGAACAGGCCAAGCAGTTTACAGCCGCTACGGAAGTGAATGCCCTGGCCGTAACCAAACTGGACGGAACAGCAAAAGGAGGTGTTGTTATCGGGATCTCTGATCAGTTTCAGATTCCTGTAAAATATATAGGCGTTGGCGAGAAAATGCAGGACTTACAACTTTTTAATGGTACGGAATTTGTAGACTCATTCTTCAAGAAAAGATGA
- a CDS encoding GlsB/YeaQ/YmgE family stress response membrane protein gives MGILTWIIFGLIAGAIAKLIMPGTQGGGWLMTIILGIVGAFVGGFVGNLIGWGTVDSFDFRSMLLAIGGSLIVLWIYGMATRKS, from the coding sequence ATGGGAATTTTAACCTGGATCATATTTGGTCTTATCGCAGGAGCTATTGCAAAATTAATAATGCCGGGTACTCAGGGAGGCGGATGGCTCATGACAATTATCCTGGGAATCGTAGGAGCATTTGTCGGAGGATTTGTAGGAAATTTAATCGGCTGGGGAACAGTTGACAGTTTCGACTTCAGAAGTATGCTGCTTGCCATCGGAGGGTCACTCATTGTCCTCTGGATTTACGGAATGGCAACAAGGAAAAGCTGA
- the sppA gene encoding signal peptide peptidase SppA, producing MRSFFKNVLANIVAILLLCAVFFIFFIMMLVFSSMGNEKSVVVKKNSVLTINLKTNIIDSPTEEEMGLFNIGSQNKNVLLYDVLEAINKAKTDDNIKGISIEADDLNAGLTQIDDLRNAIEDFKKSGKFVYAYGNGVSQSAYYLGSVADQYYLHPAGGIELKGLSTEVTFFKDFADKYGIGIEVIRHGKFKSAVEPFLRNDISPENKEQLSTLLNDLWKNTSYKMAASRKIDTAQFRTIVDSLYGMIPEQGLKYKLADKLIQKSEYENLLKTKLSLKDKEKLNKISLANYISSYADDDKSGEKVAVLYASGSINNGDGYNDIHAEKYVKYIKKLQEDDKVKAVIFRINSPGGSANASDEILFELQQLKKKKPLVVSFGDYAASGGYYVAMAADKIYSEPNTLTGSIGVFGVLPYYKDIANKNGIRADVVATNANSMYYSGLNGVTPYGVNMMTRSVEGTYKRFVHFVTQNRKQTFEQIDSVGGGRVWSGVRAKQIGLVDELGTLNDAVKFAAQKAGLKSYHVEGYPKKMSPFEQLFKDLNEEDVSARIIKNKIGKSNYEILQQITDKKLQAEVKMEMPYQIRINN from the coding sequence ATGAGAAGCTTTTTTAAAAATGTTTTAGCAAATATAGTAGCAATACTCCTACTTTGCGCTGTTTTTTTCATCTTTTTCATTATGATGCTTGTGTTTAGTTCTATGGGGAATGAAAAGTCTGTGGTGGTAAAAAAGAATTCGGTTCTTACGATTAATTTAAAGACAAATATCATAGACAGCCCTACCGAGGAGGAAATGGGACTGTTTAATATAGGCAGTCAGAACAAAAATGTTCTTCTGTATGATGTCCTGGAAGCAATTAACAAAGCGAAAACCGATGATAATATTAAAGGGATAAGTATTGAAGCTGATGATCTGAATGCAGGTCTTACTCAGATTGATGACCTTAGAAATGCTATTGAAGATTTCAAAAAAAGCGGAAAATTTGTGTATGCTTACGGAAACGGTGTATCTCAGTCTGCATACTATCTGGGATCAGTAGCTGACCAGTATTATCTGCACCCTGCAGGAGGTATCGAACTGAAGGGACTTTCTACTGAGGTTACATTTTTTAAGGATTTTGCTGATAAATACGGAATCGGGATTGAAGTGATCCGTCACGGTAAATTCAAATCGGCTGTAGAACCTTTTTTAAGAAATGATATTTCTCCTGAAAATAAAGAGCAGTTGAGTACGCTCTTGAATGACCTTTGGAAAAATACCTCTTATAAGATGGCTGCTTCAAGAAAGATTGATACTGCTCAGTTCAGAACAATTGTTGACAGTTTATACGGAATGATTCCTGAACAGGGATTGAAATATAAACTTGCGGATAAGCTGATCCAGAAGTCCGAATACGAAAATCTTCTTAAGACTAAATTAAGCCTGAAGGATAAAGAGAAACTGAATAAAATTTCATTGGCTAATTATATCAGTTCTTATGCTGATGATGATAAATCCGGTGAAAAAGTGGCAGTGCTGTATGCTTCCGGATCTATTAATAACGGAGACGGCTATAATGATATTCACGCAGAGAAGTATGTGAAATACATCAAGAAGCTTCAGGAAGATGATAAAGTGAAGGCTGTGATCTTCAGGATCAATTCTCCGGGTGGAAGTGCCAATGCTTCAGATGAGATCTTATTTGAATTGCAGCAACTGAAAAAGAAAAAGCCTTTGGTTGTTTCTTTCGGTGATTATGCAGCGTCAGGAGGATATTATGTGGCTATGGCAGCTGATAAAATTTATTCAGAACCTAATACGCTTACCGGTTCCATAGGAGTTTTCGGAGTATTGCCTTATTATAAGGATATTGCCAACAAAAACGGAATCCGTGCAGATGTGGTGGCTACCAATGCCAATTCTATGTATTATTCAGGATTGAACGGGGTGACACCTTATGGAGTGAATATGATGACGAGAAGTGTGGAGGGAACGTATAAAAGGTTTGTACACTTCGTTACTCAAAACAGAAAGCAAACTTTCGAGCAGATTGATAGTGTAGGAGGCGGTAGAGTATGGAGCGGAGTCCGTGCCAAGCAGATTGGTCTGGTGGATGAACTGGGAACATTGAATGACGCAGTAAAGTTTGCCGCTCAGAAAGCAGGATTGAAATCTTACCACGTAGAAGGTTATCCTAAGAAAATGTCGCCGTTTGAGCAGCTGTTCAAAGATCTGAATGAAGAGGATGTTTCTGCGAGAATCATTAAAAATAAAATTGGAAAATCCAATTATGAGATCTTACAACAGATCACAGATAAGAAACTGCAGGCTGAAGTAAAAATGGAAATGCCTTACCAGATCAGAATCAACAACTAA
- the folK gene encoding 2-amino-4-hydroxy-6-hydroxymethyldihydropteridine diphosphokinase: protein MSQQKVVLLLGSNLGEQKKNIDLALQKIRDAGNKISQTSEYLMSDPVEFASSNIFCNIATIIFTHLSPIQLLDCIKNIEVEMGRINDSKVSGGYTDRIIDIDIIKYNELNFISERLEIPHKKHLFERDFSRVLLKDFI from the coding sequence ATGTCGCAGCAAAAGGTAGTTTTGTTACTAGGAAGTAACCTCGGAGAGCAAAAAAAAAATATTGACCTTGCATTACAGAAAATACGTGATGCCGGAAACAAAATATCACAAACCAGCGAATATTTAATGTCTGATCCCGTAGAATTTGCCAGTTCCAATATTTTTTGTAATATTGCAACAATAATATTCACGCATCTTTCACCAATTCAACTGCTTGATTGTATTAAGAATATTGAAGTTGAAATGGGAAGAATTAATGATTCAAAGGTATCCGGAGGTTATACTGACAGGATTATAGATATTGATATCATTAAGTATAATGAATTAAATTTTATATCAGAAAGATTAGAAATCCCTCATAAAAAGCATCTTTTTGAAAGGGATTTTTCCAGAGTATTATTAAAGGATTTTATATAA
- a CDS encoding flagellar motor protein MotB codes for MKLGLLLLATTLPIAAFAQNSSTTVNSSTEYPNTFSSGSANVQTFDNKSRRFRDWSISVGGGPAFMVHSDLKSIRKDKTNWGYNAYVSVDKQITHAFALSVMYMRGETKQTAQLPGAAGQTSGIATATTQFDNISLLGDINFSNLFRRVDNHSPYRWAFHGYMGIGVQGFRTSLHDNDQFRWSNVPRRTPLFIKQDIDINSIFYQGGIGIKYNVSKLIDIEARTMYIISGDDEFDGGGWADPNDYDTSTPGSKYNMLNARRSDNAWTVSLGLSFKLGKHPSHLAWHDPLQEAYYRTNVLENASTDFVVCEKGDADNDGVCDDWDRQLDTPAGARVDGAGVALDMDLDGVIDLYDKCVTVPGPVENNGCPVK; via the coding sequence ATGAAATTAGGTTTATTATTATTGGCTACAACATTGCCGATTGCCGCTTTCGCACAGAACAGCAGCACTACAGTAAACTCTTCTACCGAGTATCCTAACACATTCTCATCGGGATCAGCTAACGTACAAACTTTCGACAACAAATCCAGACGCTTCAGAGACTGGTCTATTTCTGTTGGAGGAGGTCCTGCATTTATGGTACATTCTGACCTGAAGTCTATTCGTAAAGATAAGACCAACTGGGGATATAATGCTTACGTAAGTGTAGATAAGCAGATCACACATGCATTCGCTTTAAGCGTAATGTATATGCGAGGAGAAACAAAACAGACGGCACAACTTCCAGGCGCTGCAGGTCAGACATCAGGAATTGCTACTGCTACCACACAATTCGATAATATATCTTTATTGGGAGATATCAATTTCTCGAACCTTTTCAGAAGAGTTGATAACCACTCTCCATACAGATGGGCTTTCCACGGATATATGGGTATCGGTGTGCAGGGATTCAGAACTTCATTGCATGATAATGATCAATTCAGATGGAGTAACGTTCCAAGAAGAACTCCTTTATTCATTAAGCAGGACATTGATATCAACTCTATCTTCTATCAGGGAGGTATAGGGATCAAATACAATGTTTCCAAACTTATTGACATTGAAGCAAGAACCATGTACATCATCAGTGGTGATGATGAATTTGATGGTGGCGGATGGGCAGATCCTAACGATTATGACACTTCTACCCCAGGTTCAAAATACAATATGCTGAACGCAAGAAGATCAGACAATGCATGGACAGTAAGTTTAGGGTTATCTTTCAAATTAGGAAAACACCCTTCTCACCTGGCATGGCATGATCCGCTTCAGGAAGCATATTACAGAACAAACGTCTTAGAAAATGCCTCAACTGATTTTGTGGTTTGCGAAAAAGGTGATGCAGATAATGACGGAGTATGTGATGACTGGGACAGACAGCTTGATACTCCTGCAGGAGCAAGAGTAGACGGAGCCGGAGTTGCTTTGGATATGGACCTTGACGGTGTTATTGACCTTTATGATAAATGTGTAACAGTACCTGGACCTGTTGAAAACAACGGATGTCCGGTGAAATAA